The region GGTGCTTACTGAGCGCCCGGAAGAAACGCGGGAAATTGAATTTCCGACCCAATGTCCGGTCTGTGGCTCTGACGTTGAACGTGTGGAAGGCGAGGCGGTCACCCGCTGTACCGGTGGCCTCATCTGCGGCGCTCAGCGTAAGGAATCACTTAAACACTTTGTCTCCCGCCGTGCGCTGGATGTTGATGGCATGGGCGACAAAATCATTGATCAACTGGTCGAGAAAGAGTACGTCCATACACCGGCCGATCTCTTTACGCTGACGGCGGGTAAACTCACCGGACTGGATCGCATGGGACCCAAGTCGGCGCAAAACGTGGTAAATGCGCTGGAAAACGCGAAGGAAACAACCTTTGCCCGCTTCCTCTATGCGCTTGGTATTCGCGAAGTGGGTGAAGCGACCGCTGCGGGTCTGGCTGCCTATTTTGGCACCCTGGATGCGCTGGAAGCCGCCACCATTGACGAGCTGCAAAAAGTCCCTGATGTCGGGATTGTGGTGGCCACACATGTGTTTAACTTCTTTGCCGAAGAGAGCAACCGCGAGGTGATCGCGCAGTTGCTGGCGCAAGGAATTCACTGGCCTGCACCTGTCGTTATCAATGCCGAAGAGATTGATAGCCCCTTTGCGGGTAAAACGGTGGTGCTCACCGGGAGCCTGAGCCAGATGTCTCGTGATGATGCGAAAGCGCGATTGACCGCGCTGGGGGCAAAAGTGGCGGGCAGTGTGTCGAAGAAAACCGATCTGGTGATTGCGGGCGAAGCGGCGGGCTCAAAACTGGCAAAAGCGCAGGAGCTGGGGATTGCCGTGATTGATGAAGCTGAAATGATCCGCTTACTGGGTGCCTGAGATGGAAAAAGAGCAGCTGATAGACATCGCCAATACCGTGATGCCCTTTGGTAAATATAAAGGGCGTCGGCTGATTGATGTTCCGGAAGAGTATTTGCTGTGGTTTGCCCGTAAGGATGAATTTCCGCCGGGTAAGCTCGGTGAACTGATGCAAATTACGCTGCTCATTAAAACAGAGGGGCTGATACAGTTAGTGCTGCCCCTGAAACGCCCGCTTTAAGCCTTCGCGGCGCGGTTTTTTTGCTGCGCCTGTAATACGTCAGTCTGGCGCTTATAACGACGCGCCAGCACGGCGCACACCATGAGCTGAATTTGATGGAAGATCATCAACGGCAGTACCATCATCCCAATCACTGACGTTGGGAACAAAATATTCGCCATTGGGACACCATTCGCCAGACTCTTTTTCGAGCCGCAGAATACAATGGTGATCTCATCGGCTTTGTTGAAGCCGCATTTCCGCGCCACAAAAGTGTTTATCCCGATCACCAGTGCCAACAATACGATGCTGACAACAACGATAAACAGCAGAGACCCCACTCCCACTTTGTGCCAGATACCGTTAACCACTGCTTCGCTGAAAGCGGAGTAAACCACCAGCAAAATGGAAGACTGATCCGTTTTCGCTATCCATTTCTTATGCCGCGAAACCCACTCACCAATCCACGGGCGCGAGAGATGCCCCAGCACGAACGGTAGCAGCAGTTGCAGCATGATTTTTCCAACCTGCTCCAGACTGCCGCCGGCACCATGTATATTCATCACCAGCCCGACCAGCAGCGGCGAGAGAAAAATACCCAGCAGGCTGGAGGCTGAAGCGGAGCAAACGGCCGCGGCCACGTTACCGCCGGCCAGCGACGTAAAGGCGATAGCAGACTGGACCGTCGCAGGCAAAATACACAGGTACAGAAAACCGGTATACAGCATCGGATCAACATTGACCGGCGCCCACCAGGCGAACAGCACCCCCAGCACCGGGAACACCACAAAAGTGCTGCACATGACCCACAGATGTAGACGCCAGTGACTCCCGCCGGCAATGATGGCTTCACGCGAGAGCTTTGCCCCGTGCATAAAAAACAGCAGGGCGATAGCGGCGGTGGTTAGGCCTTCAAAGAAAGGAACAAAACCGCCTTCAGCCGGAAAAAAGGAGGCCAGTAAAACGACCGCAATAAGCGTTAGCGTGAACGGATCAAGGATACGAAAAAGTTTCATAAAAGCTCCTGAAATTCGGTAGCAACATTTTGCTTTTTTCTGTTTGAGAAATAAAATTGATTTATTGCATCCATATATGAATGAAATAGATGAATTATTCTCTGCGTCAGTTGCGTATCTTTGTCACCGTCGCTCAGGCCAAAAGTTTTAGTCGGGCGGGGGATATTATTGGTTTAAGTCAGTCTGCGGTCAGTCATAGCGTCAAGGAGCTGGAAAGGCAGACGGGTGTCAGGCTGCTGGATCGCACAACGCGAGAAGTGGTGCTGACGGAAGCAGGGCAACAGCTGGCGGCACGGTTGGAGCGTGTTCTGGATGAGCTGCATAGCACGTTACGTGAGGCCGGTCAGGTGGGGACACAATTAACTGGCACGGTACGTGTGGCGGCCAGCCAGACGATCTCTGCTCATCTCATTCCGCAGTGTATTGCACAGAGTAATCAGCTTTATCCCGCTATCGATTTTGTGCTGCACGACAGGCCACAGCAGTGGGTGCTGGAGAGTATCCGTCAGGGGGAGGTGGATTTCGGCATTGTGATCGATCCCGGGGCGGTGACGGATCTGCAATGTGAAGCGGTATTATCCGAACCCTTTTTGCTGTTGTGCAGGCAGGATCATCCGTTAGCGGAGCGTGAGTGGGTTAACTGGCAGGATCTGCAGAATGAACGCCTGGTGCTGCAGGATTACGCTTCCGGCAGTCGGCCGCTGATTGACGCGGCGCTGTCTCATTTTGCCATCAATGCGGACATCGTTCAGGAGATCGGGCACCCGGCGACTATTTTTCCGATGGTGGAAGCGGGGATTGGTATCAGCGTATTACCCGCGCTGGCGTTACCGCTACCGCAGGGAAGCCATCTGCAGGTCAAACGCCTGACACCCGTGGTTGAACGGCAACTGATGCTGGCGCGACGCAAAAACCGGTCGCTCTCAACCGCCGCTCAGGCATTGTGGAATGTCGTGCGTACGCAGGCCAGTGAGTTAACCGCCGGTCGAGTATGCGATCCGCTGTATCAGATATAAATATCCACCTGATGCGCATCGGAAGGGGTATTAATTCCTTCAGCTTTCAATGCGGTCTGCTCCTGTTTCTGTTGTAACTCTTCAGCCTGTTGGCGCTGAAGCTGGGCCAGTTGCGCTTGCAGCATCTTAATTTGTGTCTGAATCAGCTCTTGCTGTTTTTGTTTCTCTTCCGCGCTGCCGCCGCCATTCGGGATGTCTTTCAATTGCTGCGTCAGTTTGGTTATTTTTTGGGTGATCTGCGCAATTTGGGCAGAGAGAGAGTTGCCGGCAGAGGCTTTGCCGCTGCTGTTACTTTGAACTGAAGGGGTTGAGATGTTGATGGTCGTCATACGGAGTGAAGTGGTTTACTGAATTTGGCCACCTGAACAGAGGTGATATGCTCATCTCAGAACAATACAGGTGTCCCAATGAAAAAAAGAAATTTCAGCGCAGAGTTTAAACGCGAATCCGCTCAACTGGTCCTTGATCAGAACTACACCGTTGCAGCTGCGGCCAGTGCTATGAATGTGGGTCTTTCTACCATGACGCGATGGGTAAAGCAGTTGCGGGATGAACGACAGGGCAAAATACCTAAAGCCTCCCCTATAACCCCGGAACAGATTGAAATACGTGAGCTGAAGAAAAAGCTACAACGCATTGAAATGGAAAACGACATATTAAAAAAGGCTACTGTAGATTCAATCTGTCAATGCAACACCCCTTTCAATTATCTCTTTCGGTGTTTTGAACTTCAGTGTCTTTCTCGGTCTGTTGTTTAGCTGAGCAGCAACCAGATCTAGTTCATGTTGAGTATATTGGGCAAGACATGTCTTTTTAGGAAAGTACTGCCGAATTAGCCCATTTGTGTTCTCATTTGTTCCCCGCTGCCAAGGACTCTGAGGATCGCAGAAGTAAACTTTAACGCCGGTGCTGACAGTAAATTCTAGATGTCTGGCCAGTTCCATTCCTCTGTCCCATGTCAGTGATTTTCTGAGTTCTGACGGTAAACTCAGGAATTTGTCGGTAAGAGCCTGATTTACTGAGACAGAATCTTTGCCCCTGAGTCTAAGGATGATCGTATAACGTGATTTTCGGTCTACAAGTGTGGCTATATGAGAGTTTTTTGTACCTGAGACTAAATCGCCCTCCCAATGCCCCAGAGAGCGTCTGTTATCGATATTTCGGGAACGTTCGTGAATTGGTGTTCCGTTCACTATGTTAATCGTACCTCTTTCGCCTTTGCGGGTATGACGCCTGCCATGGCGAAGGCTATGCGACCGTCGCAGATGCTGTATATTCAGGTGGTGTAGCGCTTCACGGCTACGAAAGTACAGCGTTTTATAAATTGTCTCAGGTGATATTCGCAGCGTTTTTTGACGTGGTTTTGTTCGCCTTAACCATCCTGATATTTGCTCTGGAGACCATTTCATCTCCAGCTTTTCCAGAACAAGCTTTCGCAATGGTAAATTTTGATCCAGTAAGCACGGTTTTGGCCTTTTCGCCATTCTGTTGGCTCGGTTATTAGCATCAACAGCTTTGTAATAGCGTCTGCCCCGATTACGCTGAACTTCACGTGAGATCGTCGAAGGACTGCGATTCAGCGCAGTAGCTATCGCACGAATGCTCATTTTGGCTGACAAACCAGCTCGTATCTCCTCGCGCTCAGACAGTGTCAGGTGAGCTACAGCCCGCTTACGCTCATGGGGTTTTATGCCGCCAGTATCCCTTAACATAGTGAAGATCGTTCCGGGTTTTGAACCCAGGATATTCGCTATTTCACTGAAGCCTGTTCCGTTCTTCCATAGTTCAAAAACAGAGGCTTTTTCCTCTGCTGTAAATGTTCGTCTCATTCAAAAAACCTCCGCAACCCCATGTTTTCACATAACTGTTGCGTTGACCAATTGAATCTACAACCGCGCTCTTGATGTCAGACTCCCTGAACAGTTCTCGTTAATCGGGAAACTCAGAGCGCAGTATCCTGTGGTCACACTCTGCCACGTGTTCGGGGTTCATCGCAGCAGCTACAAATACTGGGAAAAAAGCCCCGAAAAGCCAGACGGCAGGCGAGCGGTGTTACGCAGTCAGGTTCTGGAGCTGCATAACATCAGCCATGGCTCTGCTGGCGCAAGAAGTATAGCGATTATGGCAACCCTGAGAGGCTTCAGAATGGGACGCTGGCTTGCCGGCAGGCTCATGAAAGAACTGGGGCTGGTGAGTTGTCAGCAACCTACCCACCGGTATAAACGCGGTGGTCATGAACACATCGTTATCCCGAATCGCCTTGAGCGACAGTTCGCAGTGACAGAGCCTAATCAGGTGTGGTGCGGCGATGTGACGTATATCTGGACAGGCAAGCGTTGGGCTTACCTCGCTGTTGTTCTCGATCTGTTCGCAAGGAAACCGGTGGGCTGGGCAATGTCATTCTCACCAGACAGCAGGCTGACCATCAAAGCGCTGGAAATGGCGTGGGAAACTCGCGGTAAACCAGCCGGAGTGATGTTCCACAGTGACCAGGGTAGCCACTATACAAGCAGGCAGTTCCGGCAGTTACTGTGGCGTTGCCGGATCAGGCAGAGTATGAGCCGACGTGGAAACTGTTGGGACAACAGCCCGATGGAACGCTTCTTCAGAAGTCTGAAAAACGAGTGGGTGCCAGTGACAGGTTATATAAACTTTAGCGAAGCTGCTCATGCGATCACAGACTATATCGTCGGTTATTACAGCTCGCTAAGGCCGCATGACTATAACGGTGGGTTACCCCCAAACGAATCGGAAAACCGATACTGGAAAAACTCTAAAGCTGTGGCCAGTTTTAGTTGACGACTTCAGAGTCCTCACGCCATAAAACATGAGTATCGGCATTTGGCTGTTGATCTTCAGTATGATTAAACGTAAATGACGCGTTTAAATCTTATAAATCGCAGATAGCAAAAAAGCGCCTTTAGGGCGCTTTTTTACATTGGTGGGTCGTGCAGGATTCGAACCTGCGACCAATTGATTAAAAGTCAACTGCTCTACCAACTGAGCTAACGACCCGAAGTGGTGGGTGATGACGGGATCGAACCGCCGACCCCCTCCTTGTAAGGGAGGTGCTCTCCCAGCTGAGCTAATCACCCACTTCGGTACTTCACATTTTTTGTAAGAAATCCAGCTGGCGAGAAAGTGGTGGGTGATGACGGGATCGAACCGCCGACCCCCTCCTTGTAAGGGAGGTGCTCTCCCAGCTGAGCTAATCACCCACTTCTCAATTTCTTACATTACACGGCGGAGACTACATAAAGTAGTTGGTGGGTGATGACGGGTTCGAACCGCCGACCCCCTCCTTGTAAGGGAGGTGCTCTCCCAGCTGAGCTAATCACCCCCGCTGTGTGGAGTCGCATTATAGGGAGAGTTGAAAATGAGTCAACGCATTTTCAAAAGAAATTGTTCGTTCGTCGTAAATTTAAACAAAACGATCGCAAAACAATCCGCACGGCATGATTTGTATACGAAAATGGCAAAGCGTGATGTTCCAACCTGAACAACATTGAGGAATCAGACCACGGTGATAGAATACCAGCCTGATAATCTTCCCAGGATTTGCCGGTTGTCGGCATCTTTATAAACGTAAGGCCATTTCATGAAAATCAAAACTCGCTTCGCGCCTAGCCCGACAGGTTATCTGCACGTCGGCGGTGCGCGTACTGCTCTTTATTCCTGGCTTTTTGCACGTAACCATGGCGGTGAGTTTGTGCTGCGTATTGAAGACACCGATCTCGAACGCTCCACACCGGAAGCTATTGAAGCCATTATGGATGGCATGAACTGGCTGAATCTGGAATGGGATGAGGGTCCGTACTTCCAGACCAAACGTTTTGATCGCTATAACGCCGTCATTGATGACATGCTGGAAGCGGGCACCGCGTATAAATGCTACTGCTCCAAAGAGCGTCTGGAACAGTTGCGTGAAGAGCAGATGGCGAAAGGTGAGAAGCCGCGTTACGACGGTCGCTGCCGTCATGGTCATGAACATCATGCAGACGATGAGCCTTGTGTGGTGCGTTTCGCTAACCCGCAGGACGGTTCCGTTATTTTTGATGACCAGATCCGTGGGCCGATCGAATTCAGCAACCAGGAGCTGGACGATCTGATCATCCGCCGTACCGATGGCTCCCCAACCTATAACTTCTGTGTTGTGGTTGACGACTGGGATATGGAAATCACCCATGTTATTCGCGGTGAAGACCATATCAACAACACCCCGCGTCAGATCAACATCCTGAAAGCACTGAACGCGCCGGTGCCGGTTTACGCGCACGTATCGATGATTAATGGCGATGACGGTAAAAAGCTGTCCAAACGTCATGGCGCGGTGAGCGTAATGCAGTATCGTGACGACGGCTACCTGCCGGAAGCGTTGCTGAACTATCTGGTACGTCTGGGCTGGTCCAGCGGCGATCAGGAAATCTTCACTCGTGAAGAGATGATCAAACTGTTCTCTCTGGGCGCGGTGAGCAAGTCTGCGAGTGCGTTCAACACGGAGAAACTCCAGTGGCTGAACCATCATTACATCAATACGCTGGCACCAGAGTATGTGGCGACGCATCTGCAATGGCACATTGAACAAGAAAATATCGACACCCGCGTAGGTCCGCAGTTGTCCGAGCTGGTGAAACTGCTGGGTGAGCGCTGCAAGACGCTGAAAGAGATGGCGCAGAGCTGCCGCTACTTCTACGAAGACTTTGCTGAGTTTGATGCTGACGCAGCGAAAAAACACCTGCGTCCGGTTGCACGTCAGCCGCTGGAAGTGGTGCGTGACAAGCTGGCTGCTATCAGCGAGTGGACGGCAGAAAACGTGCATCATGCGATTCAGGCAACCGCTGATGAGCTGGAAGTCGGTATGGGCAAAGTCGGGATGCCGCTGCGTGTCGCTGTGACTGGCGCAGGTCAGTCTCCTGCGTTAGACGTAACGGTGCATGCGATTGGTAAATCTCGCAGCATTGAACGTATTAACAAGGCGCTGGCGTTTATTGTGGAACGTGAAAATCAGCAGTAAGACTCGTTGATACAGATAAAAACGGCAGGAGAACATCCTGCCGTTTTTTTTGGTGTTTATTCAGATTCATCAATACCCAGACGGGCGAGAAAACTGCGGATACCTTCACGGGAAAGAAAGAGTGCCAGTTTTTCCTGTTCTGTCGGTGACATGTTATCCACTGCGTTAACGATTTGACGCCACGCAGGGTTACGAACGACGTGTGTATATTCTGCAAGCGGCTCTTCAGCCTGATAAAACTCAGGGACCTTGCGGAACGCGGGAATATTGAGTAGAAACTCGCGGACACCGCCATCAATATGAATAAGCCTGGCACGACCCCCTTTCACGCCGGGAAACTTTTCGGTCTTCCAGTTTTGTTCTCTGACCCAGCGATTGACGGTTTGTTTGGCGACACCAAGACACTCAGCCAGTTCTTCGGTCGTCATTTTGCTGCGTAATTTTTTCATATTATTTGTTGTCGCGGATCCCTAAGCGTTGTAACAGACCCGTAATGCCTTCACGCAGGATCAATGACGTAAACATTTTCTGTTCTGATGGCGTCATTTCTTGGGCGAGTCTTATCAGCAGTGCTTCGATAGAGGTATCACCTGCTGATGAAAAATTATCTGATAGGCCTTCAGCAGAACGCTCAGCACTGCGGATATATTCACGAACTTGTTCGGTAACGTGAACCAGACGGGCTTTTCCGCCCTGAACGCCTGGTTTTGGTGATGTAGCCCAGCCTTCCTTGCGAACCCATTTATTGATTGTCTGTCGGCTGTATCCGGTCAGATTAGCAAGTTCTTCTGGCGTCATCCGTTCCTTGAACATAACGATTCCCTGAGTAGTCGTGGGGTTAATTAGGGGGTCATTTTATAGCACCATTTTAGTCGAAACCGTGACGCGTTTAACTACTGAATGCGAGTTGCTGCGCAATGTTCTTCATTTGTCTGCTTTTTCAGCGATTGAATTCTGTGAGTTCATTTTGCCGTTGACACATGCGAAGGGAATTCATATGATGCCGCCCGTCAACTCGACAAGCTTTACGTGACGGGGCTATAGCTCAGCTGGGAGAGCGCTTGCATGGCATGCAAGAGGTCAGCGGTTCGATCCCGCTTAGCTCCACCAAATTTAATCCCAAAGAATTTGGTACGTACGTAAAAGCATCGTGGGGCTATAGCTCAGCTGGGAGAGCGCTTGCATGGCATGCAAGAGGTCAGCGGTTCGATCCCGCTTAGCTCCACCAAAATTGAAACCCTCGCTGAAAAGCGGGGGTTTTTTGTTTCTGCTTCCTGCCTGATTCTCTCGTTTCTTTGCACCGATAGCCAAATTGCGGGCATAAAAAAACCGGGGAGAATCTTAATCTCCCCGGTCTTATTACTACGATGTTGCCTTACAGCACCAGCGCTGCGATAGATGCAGACAGCACGCTCACCAGCGTAGAGCCGTAAACCAGCTTCAGACCAAAGCGGGAAACCACGTTGCCTTGCTCTTCGTTCAGGCCTTTAATTGCGCCTGCGATAATCCCGATAGACGAGAAGTTAGCAAAGGAAACCAGGAACACAGAGAGGATACCTTCCGCACGTGGAGAGAGCGTAGAGGCGATTTTCTGCAGATCCATCATCGCAACGAATTCGTTGGAAACCAGTTTGGTCGCCATGATACTGCCCACCTGCAGTGCTTCGCTGGACGGCACACCCATCACCCATGCAACCGGATAGAAGATGTAACCCAGGATGCCCTGGAAGGAGATGCTGTAGCCAAACCAACCGGTTACGGTAGCGAACAGGGCGTTCAGCGCGGCAATCAGCGCGATGAAACCAATCAGCATCGCTGCAACGATAATGGCAACTTTGAAACCTGCCAGGATGTACTCACCCAGCATTTCGAAGAAGCTCTGGCCTTCGTGCAGGTTGGACATCTGGATGTTTTCTTCGCTGGCATCAACGCGGTAAGGGTTGATAAGCGACAGTACGATAAAGGTGCTGAACATGTTCAGAACCAGTGCCGCAACGACATATTTTGGTTCCAGCATGGTCATGTACGCGCCCACGATGGACATGGAAACAGTGGACATTGCCGTTGCTGCCATGGTGTACATGCGGTTGCGTGACATTTTGCCGAGAATATCTTTATAGGCGATAAAGTTCTCAGACTGACCCAGGATCAGGGAGCTGACGGCGTTGAAGGATTCCAGTTTACCCATACCGTTAACTTTGGATAACAGGAAACCAATTGCGCGGATGATAACCGGCAGAACGCGGATGTGCTGCAGAATACCGATCAGAGCGGAAATGAAGACGATAGGGCAAAGCACTTTCAGGAAGAAGAATGCCAGGCCTTTATCGTTCATGCTGCCGAAGACAAAGTTTGTCCCTTCATTAGCGAACCCGAGCAGTTTTTCAAACATCTCGGAGAAGCCTCTCACGAAGCCCAGACCGACATCAGAGTTCAGGAAGAACCAGGCCAGTAACACTTCGATAACAAGCAATTGAATAACATAACGAATGCGAATTTTTTTACGGTCACTGCTTACCAGCAGTGCGAGTACCGCAACCACGGCAAGGGCCAGGATAAAATGAAGAACGCGGTCCATATTTGCTCCAAATATGAGGCAGGTTTAATTTCCGTGCACATTCTATGTAACAACACCAAAGAAAACGAGATCAAACACACACTATAATAAGGACCTGTGACGAGATTCAAAATTAGTGATCAGCGATACACTTCCGTTATGTTTAGTATGGAAGTGAAAAGTTATGTCATTGTGCTAATCTCATAACAATAATCAAACATCTCGCCGGTATTTCCAGATTTCTTATTAATCCATAGACCAACGCTATCAGAGAAATCAATTTCACCCATCAAAATGAATTTGATAATCATTCTCAATAGGCGTAGCTTGAAACATAGCAAAGGCTATGTTTCTGAGGTACTAAAATGACGAACGATCGCGTTGAGAGTAGCAGTGGACGGGCAGCGCGCAAGTTGAAGCTCGCATTAATGGGACCTGCGTTCATCGCGGCGATCGGGTACATCGATCCGGGTAACTTTGCCACGAATATCCAGGCAGGGGCGAGCTTTGGCTATAAACTGCTGTGGGTCGTCGTCTGGGCAAATCTGATGGCGATGCTGATTCAGGTGCTGTCCGCAAAGCTGGGGATTGCCACAGGCAAAAATCTGGCAGAACAAATTCGCGATCATTATCCGCGCCCGGTGGTCTGGTTTTATTGGGTGCAGGCCGAAATTATCGCCATGGCGACGGATCTGGCTGAGTTTATCGGTGCGGCAATTGGCTTCAAGTTGATTCTTGGCGTTTCGTTGTTACAAGGGGCTGTACTTACCGGTATTGCAACCTTCTTGATCCTGATGCTGCAGCGCCGTGGACAAAAACCATTGGAAAAAGTGATTGGCGGGCTACTGTTGTTTGTGGCTGCGGCGTACATCGTCGAGCTGATTTTTTCCCAACCTAACCTGGCGCAGTTGAGCAAGGGGATGATTATTCCCAGTCTGCCCAATTCTGAAGCCGTATTTCTGGCAGCCGGTGTGCTCGGCGCTACGATTATGCCACACGTCATTTATCTGCATTCTTCTTTAACCCAGCATCTGCACGGCGGGACGCGGCAACAGCGCTATGCGGCCACTAAATGGGATGTTGCCATTGCGATGACGATTGCCGGGTTTGTGAATCTGGCGATGATGGCAACGGCAGCGGCTGCATTTCACTTTAGCGGGCATACCGGTATTGCCGACCTTGATCAGGCTTATCTGACGCTTGAGCCATTATTGAGCCACGCTGCGGCGACGGTTTTTGGTTTAAGCCTGGTGGCAGCAGGTCTCTCCTCTACCGTTGTCGGGACGCTGGCGGGGCAGGTTGTTATGCAAGGGTTTATCCGCTTTCACATTCCATTATGGGTACGCCGTACCGTCACCATGATGCCGTCGTTTATCGTTATTTTGATGGGGCTGGACCCCACCCGTATTCTGGTGATGAGCCAGGTATTGCTCAGTTTCGGTATTGCACTGGCGCTGGTACCGC is a window of Citrobacter sp. Marseille-Q6884 DNA encoding:
- a CDS encoding DUF3820 family protein; translated protein: MEKEQLIDIANTVMPFGKYKGRRLIDVPEEYLLWFARKDEFPPGKLGELMQITLLIKTEGLIQLVLPLKRPL
- a CDS encoding bile acid:sodium symporter family protein, whose protein sequence is MKLFRILDPFTLTLIAVVLLASFFPAEGGFVPFFEGLTTAAIALLFFMHGAKLSREAIIAGGSHWRLHLWVMCSTFVVFPVLGVLFAWWAPVNVDPMLYTGFLYLCILPATVQSAIAFTSLAGGNVAAAVCSASASSLLGIFLSPLLVGLVMNIHGAGGSLEQVGKIMLQLLLPFVLGHLSRPWIGEWVSRHKKWIAKTDQSSILLVVYSAFSEAVVNGIWHKVGVGSLLFIVVVSIVLLALVIGINTFVARKCGFNKADEITIVFCGSKKSLANGVPMANILFPTSVIGMMVLPLMIFHQIQLMVCAVLARRYKRQTDVLQAQQKNRAAKA
- a CDS encoding LysR family transcriptional regulator; the encoded protein is MNYSLRQLRIFVTVAQAKSFSRAGDIIGLSQSAVSHSVKELERQTGVRLLDRTTREVVLTEAGQQLAARLERVLDELHSTLREAGQVGTQLTGTVRVAASQTISAHLIPQCIAQSNQLYPAIDFVLHDRPQQWVLESIRQGEVDFGIVIDPGAVTDLQCEAVLSEPFLLLCRQDHPLAEREWVNWQDLQNERLVLQDYASGSRPLIDAALSHFAINADIVQEIGHPATIFPMVEAGIGISVLPALALPLPQGSHLQVKRLTPVVERQLMLARRKNRSLSTAAQALWNVVRTQASELTAGRVCDPLYQI
- a CDS encoding FlxA-like family protein; the encoded protein is MTTINISTPSVQSNSSGKASAGNSLSAQIAQITQKITKLTQQLKDIPNGGGSAEEKQKQQELIQTQIKMLQAQLAQLQRQQAEELQQKQEQTALKAEGINTPSDAHQVDIYI
- a CDS encoding IS30-like element IS30 family transposase; protein product: MRRTFTAEEKASVFELWKNGTGFSEIANILGSKPGTIFTMLRDTGGIKPHERKRAVAHLTLSEREEIRAGLSAKMSIRAIATALNRSPSTISREVQRNRGRRYYKAVDANNRANRMAKRPKPCLLDQNLPLRKLVLEKLEMKWSPEQISGWLRRTKPRQKTLRISPETIYKTLYFRSREALHHLNIQHLRRSHSLRHGRRHTRKGERGTINIVNGTPIHERSRNIDNRRSLGHWEGDLVSGTKNSHIATLVDRKSRYTIILRLRGKDSVSVNQALTDKFLSLPSELRKSLTWDRGMELARHLEFTVSTGVKVYFCDPQSPWQRGTNENTNGLIRQYFPKKTCLAQYTQHELDLVAAQLNNRPRKTLKFKTPKEIIERGVALTD
- the gltX gene encoding glutamate--tRNA ligase; the encoded protein is MKIKTRFAPSPTGYLHVGGARTALYSWLFARNHGGEFVLRIEDTDLERSTPEAIEAIMDGMNWLNLEWDEGPYFQTKRFDRYNAVIDDMLEAGTAYKCYCSKERLEQLREEQMAKGEKPRYDGRCRHGHEHHADDEPCVVRFANPQDGSVIFDDQIRGPIEFSNQELDDLIIRRTDGSPTYNFCVVVDDWDMEITHVIRGEDHINNTPRQINILKALNAPVPVYAHVSMINGDDGKKLSKRHGAVSVMQYRDDGYLPEALLNYLVRLGWSSGDQEIFTREEMIKLFSLGAVSKSASAFNTEKLQWLNHHYINTLAPEYVATHLQWHIEQENIDTRVGPQLSELVKLLGERCKTLKEMAQSCRYFYEDFAEFDADAAKKHLRPVARQPLEVVRDKLAAISEWTAENVHHAIQATADELEVGMGKVGMPLRVAVTGAGQSPALDVTVHAIGKSRSIERINKALAFIVERENQQ
- a CDS encoding MerR family transcriptional regulator, translating into MKKLRSKMTTEELAECLGVAKQTVNRWVREQNWKTEKFPGVKGGRARLIHIDGGVREFLLNIPAFRKVPEFYQAEEPLAEYTHVVRNPAWRQIVNAVDNMSPTEQEKLALFLSREGIRSFLARLGIDESE
- a CDS encoding YfeC-like transcriptional regulator codes for the protein MFKERMTPEELANLTGYSRQTINKWVRKEGWATSPKPGVQGGKARLVHVTEQVREYIRSAERSAEGLSDNFSSAGDTSIEALLIRLAQEMTPSEQKMFTSLILREGITGLLQRLGIRDNK
- the nupC gene encoding NupC/NupG family nucleoside CNT transporter; this encodes MDRVLHFILALAVVAVLALLVSSDRKKIRIRYVIQLLVIEVLLAWFFLNSDVGLGFVRGFSEMFEKLLGFANEGTNFVFGSMNDKGLAFFFLKVLCPIVFISALIGILQHIRVLPVIIRAIGFLLSKVNGMGKLESFNAVSSLILGQSENFIAYKDILGKMSRNRMYTMAATAMSTVSMSIVGAYMTMLEPKYVVAALVLNMFSTFIVLSLINPYRVDASEENIQMSNLHEGQSFFEMLGEYILAGFKVAIIVAAMLIGFIALIAALNALFATVTGWFGYSISFQGILGYIFYPVAWVMGVPSSEALQVGSIMATKLVSNEFVAMMDLQKIASTLSPRAEGILSVFLVSFANFSSIGIIAGAIKGLNEEQGNVVSRFGLKLVYGSTLVSVLSASIAALVL
- a CDS encoding Nramp family divalent metal transporter; protein product: MTNDRVESSSGRAARKLKLALMGPAFIAAIGYIDPGNFATNIQAGASFGYKLLWVVVWANLMAMLIQVLSAKLGIATGKNLAEQIRDHYPRPVVWFYWVQAEIIAMATDLAEFIGAAIGFKLILGVSLLQGAVLTGIATFLILMLQRRGQKPLEKVIGGLLLFVAAAYIVELIFSQPNLAQLSKGMIIPSLPNSEAVFLAAGVLGATIMPHVIYLHSSLTQHLHGGTRQQRYAATKWDVAIAMTIAGFVNLAMMATAAAAFHFSGHTGIADLDQAYLTLEPLLSHAAATVFGLSLVAAGLSSTVVGTLAGQVVMQGFIRFHIPLWVRRTVTMMPSFIVILMGLDPTRILVMSQVLLSFGIALALVPLLIFTSDSKLMGDLVNTRWVKQLGWMIVVLVVALNIWLLVGTALGL